A genomic window from Syntrophorhabdales bacterium includes:
- a CDS encoding cupin domain-containing protein translates to MIVVNVESPEAERTTYVAHRGGIARMLLTSHFMKSMEFFAWAVVPPGNTLEEHVDAVEEVYFMLSGEGSMKVGDEERAVKTWDAIWLPAGVPHAFTNTGKDNAFIAVVAAYPR, encoded by the coding sequence ATGATCGTCGTGAATGTAGAAAGCCCGGAAGCCGAAAGAACAACTTACGTAGCTCATCGCGGAGGCATTGCCCGCATGCTGCTTACTTCTCATTTTATGAAATCCATGGAATTTTTTGCGTGGGCAGTGGTGCCACCCGGCAATACCCTCGAAGAGCATGTGGATGCTGTAGAGGAAGTCTATTTCATGCTTTCAGGCGAAGGGTCGATGAAAGTGGGCGACGAAGAAAGAGCGGTGAAGACGTGGGATGCGATATGGCTCCCCGCAGGCGTACCCCATGCGTTCACCAATACAGGCAAAGATAATGCCTTCATCGCTGTCGTTGCGGCTTACCCGAGATGA
- a CDS encoding FAD-dependent oxidoreductase produces the protein MYDVAIVGAGPAGLTAAVYSARKKLSVLLISKDVGGQTLWTNEIENYMGYQFIEGAELIEKFERQVRQFPIDVKIEEEVVGLERVEGGFGLQTAGAGSYQAKTVIIASGKRPRSLGVPGEERLRGRGVTYCSTCDGPLFEGMKVAVIGGGNSAVEAVIDMLKIAEHVYMISLTPLTCDQILHERVKEGTNVTVFTEHETQEVLGDSSVSGIRIKDLKTGEERTLEVQGVFVEIGLIPNSDLARDLLGLNKVREIEVNCSGETGVPGLFAAGDVTDVPEKQIVVAAGEGAKAALQAYRYLQKFG, from the coding sequence ATGTACGATGTGGCCATCGTCGGCGCCGGACCTGCGGGCCTGACAGCAGCAGTCTATAGCGCAAGGAAGAAGCTGAGCGTACTCTTGATCAGTAAGGATGTGGGCGGCCAGACACTCTGGACGAACGAGATAGAAAACTATATGGGTTATCAGTTTATAGAGGGAGCGGAGCTCATTGAGAAATTCGAGAGGCAGGTACGCCAGTTTCCCATAGATGTGAAAATAGAAGAAGAGGTTGTCGGTTTAGAAAGAGTGGAGGGCGGCTTCGGGTTACAAACGGCAGGAGCAGGAAGCTACCAGGCAAAGACAGTGATTATTGCCAGCGGTAAACGGCCTCGGTCGCTTGGCGTTCCAGGAGAAGAGCGCTTGCGGGGTCGGGGAGTCACCTACTGTTCCACGTGTGATGGCCCGCTGTTCGAGGGAATGAAAGTGGCTGTGATCGGCGGCGGCAACTCGGCCGTAGAAGCGGTCATCGATATGCTGAAGATTGCAGAACATGTGTATATGATTTCGCTTACGCCCCTGACGTGCGACCAGATCCTTCATGAACGGGTCAAAGAAGGCACGAATGTTACAGTCTTCACTGAACACGAAACCCAGGAGGTGCTGGGTGATTCTTCTGTGTCAGGCATCCGCATCAAGGATCTCAAAACGGGTGAGGAGCGGACACTGGAAGTACAAGGAGTCTTTGTTGAAATCGGATTAATTCCCAACTCTGATCTGGCGAGGGACCTGCTCGGGCTCAATAAGGTTCGTGAGATCGAGGTGAACTGTTCCGGAGAGACCGGGGTTCCGGGTTTGTTTGCAGCCGGAGACGTCACTGATGTTCCTGAAAAGCAGATTGTTGTTGCAGCAGGCGAGGGAGCCAAGGCTGCCCTGCAGGCCTACCGTTATCTTCAAAAGTTCGGATAG
- a CDS encoding tetratricopeptide repeat protein, whose amino-acid sequence MEKISLVRRRKQAAERPAPDPVVEKEAQKEPTQSKKTARQWFEEGMACDGARATSDKAIEAYKQSLQLDENLTDAHVNLGFAYLEKELYEEALKCFTKVAELEGDNPESYNNLGYVYEKMDRLGAAKQMYEKALQVRPDDVEALINLAHIADLQGDYQGSLGYYQMAIKARPDAVSAHFCLATLYDRHDMFDEAVEEYQRVVKLDPAHVKALLNLGSLLTKQGQYRKAIECLQRVLGVSGDNADAHNNLGAIYEELGRYHDAVTAYEKSISIDSFHEDAHFNLARLEYYQYAANPGAYKKEPIARRLQFVLSMNPKNAKVEQLLQKLQQT is encoded by the coding sequence ATGGAGAAAATCTCCCTTGTCCGAAGGAGAAAACAGGCCGCGGAGCGGCCCGCGCCTGATCCTGTCGTTGAGAAAGAGGCCCAGAAAGAACCCACGCAGTCCAAGAAGACGGCACGGCAGTGGTTTGAGGAAGGTATGGCCTGCGATGGTGCCAGGGCAACATCGGACAAAGCGATTGAAGCCTACAAACAGAGTCTGCAACTGGACGAGAATCTAACCGATGCGCACGTTAACCTCGGGTTTGCATATCTTGAAAAAGAACTCTACGAAGAAGCCTTGAAATGTTTCACCAAGGTAGCCGAACTCGAAGGCGATAATCCCGAATCATACAACAACCTCGGCTACGTCTATGAGAAGATGGACCGGCTGGGTGCCGCAAAGCAGATGTACGAGAAAGCGCTGCAGGTGCGGCCTGATGATGTCGAAGCATTGATCAACCTCGCCCACATCGCGGACCTGCAGGGGGACTATCAAGGCTCCCTCGGCTACTATCAGATGGCAATCAAAGCCCGTCCTGATGCAGTGTCAGCGCATTTCTGTCTTGCCACATTGTACGATCGCCACGATATGTTCGATGAAGCCGTCGAAGAATATCAGAGGGTTGTCAAGTTGGATCCCGCACATGTAAAGGCTCTGCTCAACCTGGGAAGCCTGCTGACCAAACAGGGCCAGTACCGAAAAGCTATAGAGTGCCTCCAGCGCGTGCTGGGGGTATCAGGGGACAATGCGGACGCACACAATAACCTGGGTGCGATTTACGAAGAACTGGGAAGATACCATGATGCGGTGACAGCGTACGAAAAGTCTATCTCTATAGACTCTTTCCACGAAGATGCTCATTTTAACCTCGCCAGGCTCGAGTATTACCAGTATGCCGCAAACCCCGGGGCTTACAAGAAGGAACCGATCGCACGGCGACTCCAGTTCGTGCTTTCCATGAACCCGAAGAATGCGAAAGTGGAACAGCTCCTCCAGAAACTTCAGCAGACGTAA
- a CDS encoding TRAP transporter substrate-binding protein — translation MKKFSVVGIGLIMLAFLICLIPSQGGAAEEKTITLRYSTMFPAPHRQSQVVNDWCKEVEKRTNGRVKVTVYPNNTLTPAVQTYDSLVKGIADIGLADAAYTRGKFPLTEVVGLPLGYKSATQATHMTNAFYNKFKPKEWDETKVLYFYSHGPGLLHSKKPVMKLEDVKGLKIRSQGVAANIALALGGAPVGMPMGESYDALSKGVADAILCPFEAMKGWKLAEVVSSHTLDYGAAYTSAHFVVMNKAKWNSISPVDQKIIEKINEEWIEKEGKAWDEIDKEAMDLVQARGSKIIALSKEEDARWAAQVRPLLDEYANNMKAKGLPGDEVLKFCLEYLKSH, via the coding sequence ATGAAAAAGTTTTCTGTTGTTGGCATCGGTCTTATCATGCTGGCTTTTCTTATCTGCCTCATCCCTAGTCAGGGAGGCGCAGCCGAAGAAAAAACCATTACGCTCCGCTATTCGACCATGTTTCCGGCTCCGCACCGGCAGAGTCAGGTAGTCAATGACTGGTGTAAGGAGGTTGAAAAGAGGACCAATGGACGGGTGAAGGTAACGGTGTACCCCAACAACACGCTTACGCCTGCCGTGCAGACATACGACAGCTTGGTTAAGGGCATCGCCGACATCGGTCTCGCTGATGCGGCCTATACCAGAGGAAAGTTTCCGCTCACCGAGGTTGTCGGTCTCCCTCTCGGTTACAAGAGCGCCACGCAGGCAACGCACATGACCAATGCATTCTACAACAAGTTTAAGCCTAAGGAATGGGATGAGACGAAGGTCCTCTATTTTTACAGCCACGGCCCGGGTCTCCTTCACAGCAAGAAACCGGTCATGAAGCTCGAAGATGTCAAAGGTCTCAAGATCAGATCTCAAGGTGTAGCAGCGAACATTGCTCTGGCTCTTGGGGGCGCGCCTGTCGGCATGCCAATGGGTGAGTCATACGACGCCCTCTCCAAAGGCGTCGCAGATGCCATTCTTTGTCCTTTTGAGGCGATGAAAGGATGGAAGCTGGCAGAAGTCGTCAGCAGCCATACGCTGGATTACGGGGCGGCTTACACCTCTGCACATTTTGTCGTCATGAACAAGGCGAAGTGGAATTCCATCTCTCCTGTGGATCAGAAAATAATCGAGAAGATCAACGAGGAGTGGATCGAGAAAGAGGGCAAGGCATGGGATGAGATAGACAAAGAAGCCATGGATCTGGTACAGGCGCGGGGTAGCAAAATCATAGCCCTCTCAAAAGAGGAAGACGCGCGATGGGCTGCCCAGGTAAGGCCCCTGCTGGATGAGTACGCGAATAACATGAAGGCAAAAGGACTTCCCGGCGATGAAGTCCTTAAGTTTTGCCTCGAGTATCTAAAGTCGCACTAG
- a CDS encoding UbiD family decarboxylase yields the protein MARDLRTFMADCERELPQEFVRVTREVDPKYEITAIVKKLDLMGKYPMVLFEKVKGYSTPVVCNTETSATKYSLALGIPPQRVEDFYGEKEEEAIRLNKYPAKEIKKEDAPCRDVVLTGKKADMTRFPFITHHKGEAPYLTRAVGIVMDRKINAPHCSHYRFMVKKPHLGVTHITPGRHFWHIYNDYMERNEPMPIAFAIGLHPAWATAFQSRVSHPPSEFDIAGSLMGEPLEVVRCETSDVLVPARAEIIIEGVIPPGVREQEGPWGDFTKYHQVAMRHPVKITAITHRKNPIVHDMGAWPSKGMLMGRIPQHSFMNRKIKEAVPDVKKFKFIAAAGWWYGFIQIDKKHAGQPKQAILAAFANDLYLKYVVCVDTDIDLDNGAQMTWALATRVQADRDVMILPGVLGTDLDLSSAQEAVVTKVGIDATAKPFRKDLPPVAAIPEDVMKRIDLKKFIPNPEDLV from the coding sequence ATGGCGAGAGATTTAAGGACGTTCATGGCGGATTGCGAAAGAGAGCTGCCGCAGGAGTTCGTGAGGGTCACGCGGGAGGTTGATCCCAAGTATGAGATCACCGCAATAGTAAAGAAACTGGACCTTATGGGCAAATACCCCATGGTTCTCTTCGAGAAGGTGAAAGGGTACAGCACGCCTGTCGTATGTAATACCGAGACCAGCGCCACCAAGTACAGCCTCGCCCTTGGTATCCCTCCGCAAAGAGTTGAAGACTTTTACGGCGAGAAGGAAGAGGAGGCAATCCGGCTGAATAAGTATCCCGCAAAGGAGATCAAGAAAGAAGATGCTCCTTGCAGGGATGTTGTACTCACGGGCAAAAAGGCGGATATGACGCGTTTCCCTTTTATCACTCATCACAAGGGCGAAGCGCCTTATCTCACAAGGGCGGTGGGCATAGTGATGGATAGAAAGATAAATGCTCCCCATTGCTCTCACTACCGCTTCATGGTAAAAAAGCCGCACCTCGGTGTAACTCACATCACGCCCGGTCGTCATTTCTGGCACATCTATAATGATTACATGGAACGCAACGAGCCGATGCCTATCGCATTTGCCATAGGGCTTCATCCTGCGTGGGCTACCGCTTTTCAGAGCCGTGTGAGCCATCCACCTTCAGAATTTGACATTGCGGGAAGCCTGATGGGAGAGCCCCTTGAGGTGGTGAGATGCGAGACAAGCGACGTACTTGTGCCCGCACGTGCCGAGATCATCATAGAAGGCGTCATCCCCCCGGGTGTCCGGGAGCAGGAAGGCCCGTGGGGTGATTTCACCAAGTACCACCAGGTGGCCATGCGCCACCCTGTAAAGATCACAGCGATAACCCATAGGAAGAACCCGATCGTGCACGACATGGGAGCCTGGCCGAGCAAGGGTATGCTGATGGGCCGTATCCCGCAACATTCCTTTATGAACCGCAAAATTAAAGAGGCCGTACCCGACGTAAAGAAATTCAAATTCATCGCGGCAGCAGGTTGGTGGTACGGGTTTATTCAAATCGATAAGAAACATGCGGGGCAGCCAAAACAGGCTATCCTTGCGGCATTTGCCAATGACCTGTACCTCAAGTACGTTGTCTGCGTTGATACCGACATCGACCTGGACAATGGTGCCCAAATGACCTGGGCGCTCGCCACAAGGGTGCAGGCAGACAGGGACGTAATGATCCTGCCGGGCGTGCTCGGTACGGACCTTGATCTGTCGTCAGCGCAAGAGGCTGTCGTGACAAAAGTGGGCATAGACGCGACCGCAAAGCCGTTCCGCAAGGATCTGCCCCCTGTGGCAGCTATACCTGAGGATGTAATGAAACGGATAGATCTGAAGAAGTTTATTCCAAATCCGGAGGACCTGGTCTAA
- a CDS encoding TAXI family TRAP transporter solute-binding subunit: MKDIILITLVSLIFAVTVLATSTSRAAELAPLYTPPSGGTVYVLGAGVAAVTNKYMTDVNFVHEAATGTMEMVRRMMQREAGKKPAFALFGTPDGYRAYKGLGEYAGKPFSTLRAICFINGSDQYFAVPARGPIKSFADAKGKRIGIGGPGSTVSTSALLFFEAHGVTKNDFKPYYYVFKEVVEGIQNGSLDGGFLGGAYPMPSYMELSQLTPARVVPVDEQAFNKILPEHPYYYKRIIKAKSYKGMDQDTPVYGFATSIFTHADVSEDLVYRFLKNLWEHRQDYYAIHASTTGDFTIENMTKATPVPFHPGAEKYLKEIGAWKK; the protein is encoded by the coding sequence ATGAAAGATATCATCCTGATCACCTTAGTGAGCTTAATATTCGCAGTCACGGTACTGGCAACGAGCACATCCCGAGCTGCGGAACTTGCTCCTTTATATACGCCGCCCTCAGGGGGAACAGTCTACGTGCTCGGCGCCGGGGTGGCGGCAGTTACCAATAAATACATGACCGATGTCAACTTCGTTCATGAGGCAGCCACAGGAACCATGGAGATGGTCCGCCGCATGATGCAGAGGGAGGCAGGCAAAAAACCGGCATTCGCTCTTTTCGGCACGCCTGACGGCTATCGTGCGTATAAGGGGCTTGGCGAATACGCGGGTAAGCCCTTCTCAACATTGCGGGCGATATGTTTTATCAACGGATCGGACCAGTACTTTGCTGTACCTGCCAGGGGCCCCATCAAATCCTTTGCAGATGCCAAAGGCAAGCGCATAGGCATCGGAGGGCCGGGCAGCACTGTCTCCACAAGCGCTCTTCTTTTTTTTGAAGCGCATGGTGTGACAAAAAACGATTTCAAACCGTACTACTATGTCTTCAAAGAAGTAGTCGAGGGCATACAGAACGGGAGCCTGGACGGTGGCTTTCTTGGAGGAGCTTATCCGATGCCCTCCTACATGGAGCTTTCACAGCTTACGCCCGCACGCGTGGTACCGGTGGATGAACAGGCATTTAACAAGATACTTCCGGAACACCCTTACTATTACAAGAGGATCATCAAAGCAAAATCATACAAAGGAATGGACCAGGATACGCCGGTCTACGGATTTGCCACCAGCATCTTCACGCATGCTGACGTGAGTGAAGATCTTGTATATCGATTCCTGAAAAATCTCTGGGAACACCGGCAGGACTACTATGCGATCCACGCTTCGACAACAGGTGATTTTACAATTGAGAATATGACGAAGGCCACACCTGTTCCTTTTCACCCGGGAGCGGAAAAATATCTGAAAGAAATCGGCGCTTGGAAGAAGTAG
- the larA gene encoding nickel-dependent lactate racemase — translation MAEARERYVICEGKQMCFSLPPGWKVLSDQDKPTVPGVADPVAEIKRALDNPVGGPRLEELAKPGMDVVLLFDDLQRPTPAHLALPELMNRLNRAGIPDSRMTAVCALGTHPVLSYEQLKKKAGEEVAKRLGERLVSHDPYSTQNVVIGRTHRGALIEINPHVAFADLIVGVGECMPHPTAGFGGGNKIIMPGVCSYRAVADHHFAWIRHRYAKVNVMDGNPFYEEITDAGRLARLAFKLDLVINDRKEIIRAFAGETVAEHREAAKFAASLYFVPLAKVADVTITSAYPLEIAVQATKALTMAGYCTRSGGIIIWVAPQKEAGPILPLVQEMASSETATDFHRRLIAGKIPDQLTSFGISYIMQVVFFKELAEKFDVIHVTEGLPTETVRMMKFTHARTLPEAVDMAANKMPQADVAIFPSGGNIIPGVA, via the coding sequence ATGGCCGAGGCACGTGAACGTTACGTCATCTGCGAGGGAAAGCAGATGTGCTTCTCTTTACCCCCGGGGTGGAAAGTACTCTCTGATCAGGACAAGCCGACAGTTCCAGGCGTAGCCGATCCTGTAGCCGAAATCAAGAGGGCGCTCGACAATCCCGTAGGAGGGCCAAGGCTGGAGGAGCTTGCTAAGCCCGGGATGGATGTCGTGCTGCTGTTCGACGATCTTCAGCGGCCGACACCCGCACACCTGGCGCTGCCTGAATTGATGAACCGCCTTAACCGCGCGGGGATTCCTGATTCGCGCATGACTGCGGTATGTGCCCTGGGAACACACCCGGTCCTATCATATGAACAGCTGAAGAAAAAGGCGGGCGAGGAAGTCGCAAAACGGTTGGGTGAACGGCTCGTCTCCCACGATCCCTACTCCACACAAAACGTTGTCATCGGTCGAACCCACAGGGGCGCTCTGATCGAGATCAACCCTCACGTGGCCTTTGCTGACCTGATCGTGGGCGTTGGTGAGTGTATGCCGCATCCCACTGCAGGCTTCGGTGGCGGAAACAAGATTATAATGCCCGGCGTCTGTTCCTATCGGGCAGTAGCAGATCATCATTTCGCCTGGATTCGTCATCGATATGCCAAAGTAAACGTGATGGACGGCAATCCTTTTTACGAAGAGATCACCGACGCAGGACGACTGGCACGGCTCGCGTTCAAGCTCGATCTCGTCATCAACGACAGGAAAGAAATCATTCGCGCGTTCGCAGGAGAAACGGTGGCTGAGCACAGAGAGGCTGCCAAGTTCGCGGCGTCCCTTTACTTCGTTCCTCTTGCCAAGGTCGCTGATGTGACGATCACGTCGGCGTATCCCCTGGAAATCGCCGTGCAGGCTACCAAGGCCCTGACCATGGCCGGCTACTGCACCCGTTCGGGAGGCATCATCATCTGGGTCGCCCCTCAAAAGGAGGCCGGTCCGATACTGCCTCTCGTCCAGGAGATGGCGAGTTCTGAAACCGCCACTGATTTTCACCGCAGGTTGATCGCCGGGAAGATTCCCGACCAGCTAACCTCGTTTGGCATCTCGTATATTATGCAGGTGGTCTTCTTCAAGGAACTCGCAGAGAAGTTTGACGTGATACACGTCACCGAAGGGCTGCCGACAGAGACCGTACGGATGATGAAGTTCACTCACGCTCGCACGCTCCCCGAGGCAGTGGATATGGCTGCGAACAAGATGCCGCAGGCTGATGTTGCGATCTTCCCCTCAGGGGGCAATATCATACCGGGAGTGGCCTAA
- the dctP gene encoding TRAP transporter substrate-binding protein DctP has translation MKKGSFILFCTVIFMASVFTVHTPVARAAESVTLKAVTAWPKTATDNQAFFIFTDLVEQLVAKKAPGELKIQYIGGPEAVKTNEQVAAAQRGMVDMVFTTNAYYLSVLPEADAMKLSTMTPMEERASGAWAYFNTLHEQRLGLRYQARLGLDLKFHLYLVKPIKSADLKGLNIRVSANQLQAIKTLGGNPVVIPPTEVYAALERHVVDGYCWPSVGIRDWGWDKVTKYVVEPGFYNVPNPVLINQKTFNGLPKKLQDILNEAAVEGEKKAVALFDDLKKKERPILQKEGIEVIQLSPAESEKFLKTAYDAGWAELMEKAPKTTPELKKLLTKTR, from the coding sequence ATGAAAAAGGGATCATTCATTCTTTTCTGCACAGTTATTTTCATGGCTTCTGTATTTACCGTCCACACCCCTGTTGCTCGGGCTGCTGAATCTGTCACCCTCAAGGCAGTGACCGCCTGGCCAAAAACAGCCACAGATAACCAGGCTTTCTTCATTTTCACCGACCTGGTCGAACAGCTTGTAGCGAAGAAGGCGCCGGGTGAGTTGAAAATTCAGTACATCGGCGGCCCGGAAGCTGTGAAGACAAACGAGCAGGTGGCAGCTGCGCAGCGCGGCATGGTGGATATGGTCTTCACTACAAACGCCTACTATCTCTCGGTGCTCCCCGAAGCGGATGCAATGAAGCTTTCCACGATGACACCCATGGAGGAAAGGGCGAGCGGAGCCTGGGCGTACTTTAACACGCTCCATGAACAGAGGCTAGGGCTTCGTTACCAGGCGAGGCTCGGACTCGATCTCAAATTTCACCTTTATCTGGTTAAGCCGATCAAGAGCGCCGATTTAAAAGGGTTGAACATCAGGGTATCTGCAAACCAGCTGCAGGCAATAAAGACCCTGGGCGGGAACCCGGTGGTGATACCACCGACAGAAGTATACGCGGCACTGGAACGCCATGTTGTGGACGGTTATTGCTGGCCCTCTGTCGGGATCCGCGACTGGGGCTGGGACAAGGTAACGAAATACGTCGTCGAGCCGGGGTTCTACAACGTGCCCAATCCCGTCCTCATCAACCAGAAGACATTCAATGGTTTGCCGAAGAAGCTTCAGGATATCCTGAATGAGGCTGCAGTGGAAGGCGAGAAAAAAGCAGTCGCACTCTTCGACGATCTGAAGAAGAAGGAACGCCCTATACTGCAGAAGGAAGGCATCGAGGTCATCCAACTCTCCCCTGCTGAAAGCGAAAAATTCCTGAAAACAGCGTATGATGCGGGATGGGCAGAGTTGATGGAAAAAGCTCCCAAGACAACTCCCGAGTTGAAGAAATTACTTACCAAGACGAGGTGA
- the dctP gene encoding TRAP transporter substrate-binding protein DctP — MKQKAGFLFAAVVALFFFACTIHGIANAQTITLKVVTAWPKNTTDNKSLFYFMDSVEQQVAKKYPGELKLNLVGGPEAVKIQDQAHAAQTGMVDIVHTTNAYYVSEVPEVDAMKLSDFKPWEERANGAWAYFNDLHEKKGLYLLGRLGIDAPFYLYLTRPIKTADLKGFNIRVSPMYLQVIKGLGGNPVVIPPSDVYQALERKVVDGYCFVLVTIREWGWEKQTKYIVDTGFYSGPHPLIMNLKAWNALPKKFKDVLTEAAMESERKTVAYYEEEGKKEIPLLKKAGIQVIELPPAEKEKFLKIAYDEGWKDVIKNNPKTGPELQKLLTKKTGK; from the coding sequence ATGAAGCAGAAAGCAGGCTTTCTTTTTGCTGCAGTCGTTGCCTTATTCTTTTTTGCTTGTACGATACACGGTATCGCCAACGCACAGACAATCACGCTGAAGGTCGTCACTGCCTGGCCAAAAAACACCACCGACAACAAATCACTTTTTTATTTCATGGACAGCGTCGAGCAACAGGTGGCGAAGAAATATCCCGGCGAGCTGAAACTGAACCTCGTCGGTGGTCCCGAAGCGGTCAAGATCCAGGACCAGGCGCACGCTGCTCAGACCGGCATGGTTGATATCGTCCATACGACCAACGCGTACTATGTCTCTGAAGTTCCCGAGGTCGATGCTATGAAGCTCTCGGACTTCAAACCATGGGAGGAGAGGGCAAACGGAGCCTGGGCGTACTTCAATGACTTGCACGAAAAGAAAGGCCTTTACCTTCTGGGTAGACTCGGTATAGATGCGCCGTTTTACCTTTACCTGACACGACCGATAAAGACGGCCGACCTTAAAGGGTTCAACATTCGAGTCTCTCCCATGTATCTTCAGGTCATCAAGGGCCTTGGCGGTAATCCAGTGGTCATTCCACCGAGCGACGTGTACCAGGCGCTCGAGCGCAAAGTGGTAGATGGATATTGCTTTGTCCTCGTGACGATCCGGGAGTGGGGATGGGAGAAGCAGACCAAGTACATCGTCGATACGGGATTTTATTCAGGACCGCATCCTCTCATCATGAATCTGAAAGCATGGAATGCGCTGCCTAAGAAATTCAAGGATGTGCTCACAGAGGCCGCCATGGAGTCGGAAAGAAAGACTGTCGCCTATTATGAGGAGGAAGGCAAGAAAGAGATCCCTCTTCTGAAAAAGGCCGGTATCCAGGTGATCGAGCTTCCTCCGGCCGAGAAGGAGAAATTCCTCAAAATAGCCTACGACGAGGGCTGGAAAGACGTGATAAAGAACAACCCGAAAACAGGCCCTGAACTGCAAAAGTTACTGACAAAGAAGACCGGAAAGTAA
- a CDS encoding TRAP transporter large permease subunit, translating to MEWYTTICILFGGMVFLLLTGVPIAFAFLIVNMVAAYFFLGGIPGLIGVVTGVFTSITTFTLLPVPFFILMGELIFHSGMGLDAVNVLDKWLGKLKGRLSILAVIMGVIIGALSGSTIATCALLGTILLPDMLKRGYSKNMSLGPLMGVGTVDALIPPNALTVVLASLANIDVGQLLIAGILPGIIMSSLYFVYVLGWCHLFPNEAPMYEVAHVPLKEKIRVTFVYLLPLGFIIFMVIGLIFLGVATPTEAAATGTLGSFILAICYRRLTWDIMKKSVMGTVKVTSMIFMIIIVSSTYGEILAFTGAAAGMTGYITGLSIHPLIILVGMLVVVLIMGCFMETVAIMMITIPIYMPVVTALGFNTVWFGVMMLIALETGLITPPFGVTLFVMKGVAPPDVTMGDIWRAVTPYVIIDLLCIGIVLAVPSIATVVPALMGMVK from the coding sequence ATGGAATGGTATACGACCATATGTATACTCTTCGGAGGCATGGTATTCCTGCTCCTCACAGGCGTGCCCATAGCCTTTGCCTTTCTCATTGTCAACATGGTGGCCGCCTACTTCTTCCTCGGCGGGATACCGGGCCTGATAGGCGTGGTCACGGGTGTTTTCACCTCCATCACCACATTTACCCTGCTCCCCGTGCCCTTCTTCATTCTCATGGGAGAGCTTATCTTTCACTCGGGCATGGGACTCGATGCAGTCAATGTCCTTGACAAATGGCTCGGCAAGCTCAAAGGCAGGCTCTCGATCCTTGCAGTCATCATGGGAGTGATCATAGGAGCACTCTCCGGTTCCACGATTGCCACATGCGCACTCCTCGGTACAATCCTGCTTCCCGATATGCTGAAAAGGGGGTACAGCAAGAACATGAGCCTCGGCCCACTCATGGGAGTTGGAACGGTAGACGCCCTTATCCCTCCTAACGCCCTCACGGTGGTGCTTGCGAGCCTCGCGAATATCGATGTGGGGCAGCTCCTGATCGCCGGCATATTGCCGGGCATTATCATGTCATCCCTCTATTTTGTATATGTCCTGGGATGGTGCCATCTCTTCCCCAATGAAGCGCCTATGTATGAAGTCGCACACGTGCCGTTGAAGGAAAAAATACGGGTCACTTTCGTCTATCTGCTGCCTCTTGGCTTCATCATCTTCATGGTCATAGGCCTTATCTTCCTAGGTGTGGCAACGCCGACCGAAGCTGCGGCAACAGGAACATTGGGCTCCTTCATCCTTGCCATATGTTACAGACGCCTCACGTGGGACATAATGAAGAAGTCGGTCATGGGCACGGTGAAAGTGACGTCCATGATATTCATGATCATCATCGTGTCGAGCACGTATGGCGAGATACTGGCCTTCACCGGTGCCGCTGCCGGTATGACCGGCTATATCACCGGCCTCAGCATTCACCCGTTGATAATACTCGTCGGTATGCTCGTGGTCGTGCTCATCATGGGCTGTTTCATGGAAACGGTGGCGATCATGATGATCACCATTCCTATCTACATGCCCGTGGTCACTGCGCTCGGGTTCAACACGGTTTGGTTCGGCGTGATGATGCTGATCGCCCTTGAGACAGGCTTGATTACCCCACCCTTTGGTGTTACGCTCTTCGTGATGAAAGGCGTGGCGCCTCCCGACGTAACGATGGGAGATATATGGAGGGCGGTAACCCCTTACGTCATAATAGATTTGCTCTGCATTGGGATCGTGCTCGCCGTACCATCAATAGCAACTGTGGTTCCGGCACTTATGGGTATGGTGAAGTAA